DNA from Rhodobacteraceae bacterium M382:
TGGAAATAGAACCTGCGCCCTGGTTCGTAATCGGCGTGGTTTTGTGGGGTGAAACCCATCGCCCTGACCCGCTGTTCCGTGGCCTCCAGGTCATCGACGGTGACGGCAATATGGTTCAACCCGCCGATGGTCGCGTAATTGTCCTCCTGCGAAGGCGCAGGCGTGCCGTGATTGTACAGCGCGACATAATGGCTTTTGCTGCCCACATGTACCGTGTGGCCATCATTCAGCGATGGGCCCTGCCAGCGGATCTGCCAATCGAACAATTCGCAAAGCCATTTGGCGGTCTGAACCGCATCGCGCACGGTGTAATTTACATGTTCCAATTGCCCAGGCATGTTATTTCCTTTCTTCCCCGCACAGGGGGTTTAGTTGTGAGTCGTTTTACGGTAATTTCTAAACCTAACTTTAGGTCAAGGAAAAATTTCAAACCCATGGCAACATCAGCAGGCCTGTCCATCGGGGCGTTGGCAGATCGGACCGGATTGGCTGTTTCAGCCATTCGCTATTACGAAGAACAGGGGCTGATTACGCCCTGGCGCAACGCGGGGGGGCAACGTCGGTTTCATCGCGCGGACATCCGGCGGCTCAGCTTTGTGATGATCGCGCAGCAGTTCGGGTTTTCGCTGCCCCAGATTCGCGACCTGTTGGCCGGGTTGCCGGGCAAACGCACGCCCACCGCCCGGGATTGGGCGGATATCAGCGAAACCTTTCGCGATCATCTGGATCAGCGAATCGAAACGCTGGTGAAACTGCGCGACAATCTGGATGGGTGTATCGGCTGTGGTTGCCTGTCGTTGCCGAACTGCGCGCTGTACAACCCCGAAGACCGGGCGGCGCGCCGGGGAAAAGGCCCTCGATATCTTATGGGAGACCAGCCAGAGACGAAAAATGGGCCTTGAATGACGAATTTGGCCGCGCAGCTGCGACATTTCCCTGTCTTTTATGGCGTAACGCAGAGTTTGCATTGACGTTTGCACGTGCAGAACGGTAATCAACCGCGAAACAAAATTGCGCCCACGAACGCCCAAACAGTGGGCCCAGTAGCGAACAGTTAGCCAAGGAGCGCCGTAATGGCCGAGATCGAACGCGAAGCGATGGAATATGACGTGGTGATCGTTGGGGCGGGCCCTGCTGGTCTGTCTGCCGCCATCCGTCTGAAACAGCTGGATGCTGACCTGGATGTGGTCGTGCTGGAAAAAGGGTCCGAAGTGGGGGCCCATATCCTGTCCGGTGCGGTTCTGGACCCCTGCGGTCTGGACGCGCTGATCCCTGACTGGAAGGAAAAAGGTGCCCCGATCACCGTTCCGGTCAAGGAAGACAATTTCTATATGCTGGGCGAAGCGGGGCAGATTCGAATTCCCAACTTCCCGATGCCGCCGCTGATGAACAACCACGGCAACTATATCGTGTCGATGGGTAACGTTTGCCGCTGGATGGCGGAACAGGCCGAAGAGCTGGGCGTCGAAATCTTCCCGGGCATGGCGTGTTCCGAATTGGTTTACGGCGACAATGGCGAAGTCAAAGGCGTCGTTGCCGGTGTATTTGGTCTGGAAAAAGATGGCTCATACGGCCCCGGTACCGAACCCGGCATGGAGCTGCACGGCAAATACGTGTTCATCTCCGAAGGTGTGCGCGGGTCGCTGGCCAAGGAAATCATCACCAAATACGATCTGGCCAAGGGTAAGGAAGTCCAGAAATACGGCGTTGGCATGAAGGAGATCTGGGAGATCGACCCGGCCAAGCACAAAGAAGGCACTGTTACCCACACCATGGGCTGGCCGCTGGGCAGCAAAGCGGGCGGTGGGTCCTTCATCTATCACCT
Protein-coding regions in this window:
- a CDS encoding VOC family protein, with amino-acid sequence MPGQLEHVNYTVRDAVQTAKWLCELFDWQIRWQGPSLNDGHTVHVGSKSHYVALYNHGTPAPSQEDNYATIGGLNHIAVTVDDLEATEQRVRAMGFTPQNHADYEPGRRFYFHDHDGIEYEVVQYD
- the soxR gene encoding redox-sensitive transcriptional activator SoxR — its product is MATSAGLSIGALADRTGLAVSAIRYYEEQGLITPWRNAGGQRRFHRADIRRLSFVMIAQQFGFSLPQIRDLLAGLPGKRTPTARDWADISETFRDHLDQRIETLVKLRDNLDGCIGCGCLSLPNCALYNPEDRAARRGKGPRYLMGDQPETKNGP